In Miscanthus floridulus cultivar M001 chromosome 5, ASM1932011v1, whole genome shotgun sequence, one genomic interval encodes:
- the LOC136454384 gene encoding agamous-like MADS-box protein AGL29, whose amino-acid sequence MRKSGFFKKASELSLLYGVRGAVAVFSATDKPSAVGAHSVELVISRFAPLPSDGGGGGDDDRDREVMEATARRAKETGARVAEEKTRMGAVGEKVLRVTAAGGVRFWWQADAEALGEEELREFARKLHRLRGNVRHHADKLQVAPASQRMTGL is encoded by the coding sequence ATGCGCAAGTCGGGGTTTTTCAAGAAGGCCTCGGAGCTCTCCCTCCTCTACGGCGTGCGCGGCGCCGTCGCCGTCTTCTCCGCCACCGACAAGCCGTCCGCAGTGGGCGCCCACTCCGTCGAACTTGTCATCAGCCGCTTCGCCCCGCTACccagcgatggcggcggcggcggcgacgatgaCCGCGACCGCGAGGTGATGGAGGCCACGGCGCGGCGAGCGAAGGAGACCGGCGCGCGCGTGGCCGAGGAGAAGACGCGGATGGGCGCCGTCGGGGAGAAGGTGCTCCGGGTCACGGCGGCCGGCGGGGTTCGCTTTTGGTGGCAGGCGGACGCCGAGGCGCTCGGTGAGGAGGAGCTGCGGGAGTTCGCCAGGAAGCTCCACCGACTCAGGGGCAACGTGCGGCACCACGCTGACAAACTACAGGTGGCCCCTGCTTCACAGCGGATGACGGGGCTGTAG
- the LOC136454385 gene encoding uncharacterized protein, producing the protein MAEEQQTKVVLSGSSCGGGSHEEAAAAEQASQALERPQITISVDVSLLHCAVAECHRPLKPPVVKCEAGHLVCGACLDGGHCRKCDRATAFAHCGPELDLFVGDARVPCPFKSYGCGASVAYHATAAHQDACAYAPCHCAVPGCPFTATPPRLRDHLAVDHAWPLDTLPTYGKALPLRVPAPASSEPQQQQQHHRLLVVEGDERSLFALSVRPCGGSGAASCAVSVSCVRTSAAAEAGPRFTYMLWAKSPTAVPSMPPGNTGRHLMMEADVASCAVPGGATVEEGMALYVPPPMLSGPSNCKEMHLRVRIDVVDSAPAPQLQRSASSSSPRV; encoded by the exons ATGGCCGAGGAGCAGCAGACCAAGGTGGTATTGTCCGGCTCCAGCTGCGGCGGAGGATCACACGAAGAAGCCGCGGCGGCCGAGCAGGCAAGCCAAGCCTTGGAGCGGCCGCAGATCACCATCAGCGTCGACGTGAGCCTGCTCCACTGCGCCGTCGCCGAGTGTCACCGCCccctcaagcctcccgtagtcaAG TGCGAGGCCGGGCACCTGGTGTGCGGCGCCTGCCTCGACGGGGGCCACTGCCGCAAGTGCGACCGCGCCACCGCCTTCGCCCACTGCGGGCCGGAGCTGGACCTGTTCGTTGGCGACGCCAGGGTGCCGTGCCCGTTCAAGTCCTACGGCTGCGGCGCCTCCGTCGCGTACCACGCGACTGCCGCGCACCAGGACGCGTGCGCCTACGCACCCTGCCACTGCGCGGTGCCCGGGTGCCCCTTCACGGCCACCCCGCCGAGGCTCCGCgaccacctcgccgtcgaccacgccTGGCCCCTCGACACGCTCCCCACCTACGGGAAGGCGCTCCCGCTCCGCGTCCCGGCGCCGGCGTCGTCggagccgcagcagcagcagcagcaccaccgcCTGCTGGTCGTGGAGGGCGACGAGCGCAGCCTGTTCGCGCTGTCCGTGCGCCCGTGCGGCGGCTCCGGCGCGGCCAGCTGCGCCGTCTCGGTGTCGTGCGTCAGGacgagcgccgccgccgaggccggCCCGCGGTTCACGTACATGCTCTGGGCGAAGTCGCCGACGGCCGTCCCTAGCATGCCCCCCGGCAACACGGGCCGCCACCTGATGATGGAGGCGGACGTGGCGAGCTGCGCGGTGCCCGGCGGGGCCACCGTCGAGGAGGGGATGGCGCTGTACGTCCCGCCGCCGATGCTGAGCGGGCCGTCCAATTGCAAGGAGATGCACCTCAGGGTCCGCATCGACGTGGTCGATTCAGCTCCGGCCCCGCAGCTGCAGCGCTCTGCTAGTTCATCGTCTCCCAGAGTCTAG